Proteins found in one Streptomyces sp. NBC_00461 genomic segment:
- a CDS encoding transglycosylase domain-containing protein, whose product MGRAEDRRARQRGGRRAAPTRSSTASISTASAEEPVTVVGGRAAARRAAQGRGRAKGKAGKDGKDSRSFIRRLFTWKKIVGTFFGLCLLGMGAFVALYMMISIPKGGNSDATLQSNVYMYGDGSLLTRDGQRNREIVDLAKVPKPVQHTFVAAENKTFYKDNGVDLKGTARGLLNTLSGKGAQGGSTITQQYVKNYYLTQNQTVTRKLKELVISLKLDRTKSKDYILAGYINTSYYGRGAYGIQAAAQAYYREDAEKLTVAQGAYLAALLQAPNQYDWAIASDTGKRLVQARWNYVLDNMVEENWLDKTKREDMKFPTPKAPKAAPGMGGQTGYLVDAANNQLARRLVTQGTADNFNDALTMVKAGGWTITLNIDKKKQAALEKAAKAQLISKLDPKKRSVDADVQAGAASVNPKTGAVVAMYGGRDYYKHYRNNATRTDYQPASTFKPVILAAALDGAAETQTGKAIGANTIYDGTSKRQVLDKGAKVGFAPENEDDHSYGPITVQTAMNQSVNSVFAQMGVDVGMDKVLKVAGQLGMDTADLRAVPAQTLGTMGASPLQMAGVYATLDNHGKQVTPSIIKSVENSRHSVTLPNPIGDQVISPEAADTVTSVLTGVVDDGTAKQSVQENANRDGRKVAGKTGTSDENRSAWFTGFTPDLVTSVGLFGENHKSFAQVSMYKAGGLPRVNGGTFPAQIWAAYTFGVSATGLKFDLDTTQGAAVQPTYTPTPTKTPSRTPSQTPTSPSPSPSPSQTPSQTPSQTPSQTPSQTPSRTPTTTPTDGGGPVDPLNPNGQQ is encoded by the coding sequence ATGGGACGAGCGGAAGACAGACGAGCGCGACAGCGCGGTGGCCGCCGCGCGGCGCCCACGCGCTCGTCCACGGCATCCATATCCACCGCGTCGGCGGAGGAGCCGGTCACGGTCGTCGGCGGCCGGGCCGCGGCGCGCCGGGCGGCCCAGGGCAGGGGCAGGGCCAAGGGCAAGGCGGGCAAGGACGGCAAGGACAGCAGGAGTTTCATACGCCGGCTGTTCACCTGGAAGAAGATCGTCGGAACGTTCTTCGGGCTGTGCCTGCTCGGCATGGGCGCGTTCGTCGCGCTGTACATGATGATCAGCATCCCCAAGGGCGGCAATTCCGACGCCACGCTGCAGAGCAACGTCTACATGTACGGCGACGGCTCGCTGCTGACCCGCGACGGCCAGCGCAACCGCGAGATCGTGGACCTGGCCAAGGTGCCCAAGCCCGTTCAGCACACCTTCGTCGCCGCCGAGAACAAGACCTTCTACAAGGACAACGGCGTCGACCTCAAGGGCACCGCCCGCGGTCTGCTCAACACGCTGTCCGGCAAGGGCGCGCAGGGCGGTTCGACGATCACCCAGCAGTACGTCAAGAACTACTACCTGACGCAGAACCAGACCGTCACGCGCAAGCTGAAGGAACTGGTCATCTCGCTGAAGCTGGACCGCACGAAGTCCAAGGACTACATCCTCGCCGGCTACATCAACACCAGCTACTACGGCCGCGGCGCCTACGGCATCCAGGCGGCGGCGCAGGCCTACTACCGCGAAGACGCCGAGAAGCTCACGGTCGCGCAGGGCGCGTACCTCGCCGCGCTTCTCCAGGCGCCGAACCAGTACGACTGGGCGATCGCGTCCGACACCGGCAAGCGGCTGGTCCAGGCCCGCTGGAACTACGTCCTCGACAACATGGTCGAGGAGAACTGGCTGGACAAGACCAAGCGCGAGGACATGAAGTTCCCGACGCCGAAGGCCCCCAAGGCCGCGCCCGGTATGGGCGGCCAGACCGGCTACCTGGTGGACGCGGCCAACAACCAGCTGGCCAGGCGGCTGGTGACGCAGGGCACGGCCGACAACTTCAACGACGCCCTGACCATGGTCAAGGCGGGCGGCTGGACCATCACGCTCAACATCGACAAGAAGAAGCAGGCGGCGCTGGAGAAGGCCGCCAAGGCGCAGCTGATCAGCAAGCTCGACCCGAAGAAGCGCTCGGTCGACGCGGACGTCCAGGCCGGTGCCGCGTCGGTGAACCCGAAGACGGGCGCTGTCGTGGCGATGTACGGCGGGCGGGACTACTACAAGCACTACCGCAACAACGCGACCCGCACGGACTACCAGCCCGCGTCGACGTTCAAGCCGGTCATCCTCGCCGCCGCCCTGGACGGGGCCGCCGAGACACAGACCGGCAAGGCCATCGGCGCGAACACGATCTACGACGGGACGAGCAAGCGCCAGGTCCTGGACAAGGGCGCCAAGGTCGGATTCGCCCCCGAGAACGAGGACGACCACAGCTACGGCCCCATCACCGTCCAGACGGCGATGAACCAGTCCGTCAACTCCGTCTTCGCGCAGATGGGCGTCGACGTCGGCATGGACAAGGTGCTCAAGGTCGCCGGCCAGCTCGGCATGGACACCGCCGACCTCAGGGCGGTGCCCGCCCAGACCCTCGGCACCATGGGGGCGAGCCCGCTGCAGATGGCAGGCGTCTACGCGACCCTCGACAACCACGGCAAGCAGGTCACTCCGAGCATCATCAAGTCCGTGGAGAACAGCAGGCATTCGGTCACCCTGCCGAACCCGATCGGCGACCAGGTCATCAGCCCCGAGGCCGCCGACACGGTCACCTCGGTGCTGACGGGCGTGGTCGACGACGGTACGGCCAAGCAGTCGGTGCAGGAGAACGCCAACCGCGACGGCCGCAAGGTCGCCGGCAAGACGGGCACCTCCGACGAGAACCGCTCGGCCTGGTTCACCGGCTTCACGCCCGACCTGGTCACCTCGGTCGGCCTGTTCGGTGAGAACCACAAGTCCTTCGCGCAGGTCTCGATGTACAAGGCGGGCGGACTGCCCCGCGTCAACGGTGGTACCTTCCCGGCGCAGATCTGGGCGGCGTACACCTTCGGCGTCTCCGCCACGGGCCTCAAGTTCGACCTGGACACCACACAGGGCGCGGCGGTGCAGCCGACGTACACGCCGACGCCCACGAAGACGCCCAGCCGGACGCCGTCGCAGACACCGACGAGCCCGTCACCGTCACCGTCCCCGTCCCAGACGCCCTCGCAGACGCCCTCGCAGACGCCGTCCCAGACGCCGTCCCAGACACCCTCGCGGACGCCGACGACGACGCCGACGGACGGCGGGGGCCCGGTGGATCCGCTCAACCCGAACGGCCAGCAGTAA
- a CDS encoding SpoIIE family protein phosphatase, protein MSFERPQPGAAPADPRGALLHTPTPAPAAPAAALPAQGRTGETPSTPGTAAPCSKGKDPASPPSDITGPEHSQPAAVEPGTHRPRPAPESIPDQPGTQQDRAQDAGGQERRTGQGLLPGRPTPMRRDGDRLRFVGAATRRIARGIDLDEIVMGLCRATVPTFSDAILVYLRDPLPVGDERPTGPLLLRLRRTDRIPVERDTEGGFSPALQPEPHEVSGFDTVGAELCEVRPGSALADVLRGVRPVFTDAPAARAALPELLGEGGEFSVPAGQRAILAPLRGRRRVIGAALFLRRPERIAFEADDLLVAAQLATHSALGIDKAVLYGREAYIADELQRTMLPETLPRPTGVRLASRYLPAAETARVGGDWYDAIPLPGSRVALVVGDVMGHSMTSAAIMGQLRTTAQTLAGLDLPPQEVLHHLDEQAQRLGTDRMATCLYAVYDPVSHRITIANAGHPPPVLLHLGGRAEVLRVPPGAPIGVGGVDFEAVELDAPAGATLLLYTDGLVESRLRDVWTGIEQLREKLAATAQLTGPDHPPPLEALCDEVLDMLGPGDRDDDIALLAARFDGIAPSDVAYWFLEPEDAAPGRARRLARRALSRWDMEDLSDSVELLVSEVVTNAVRYATRPVTLRLLRTDVLRCEVGDDVPQLPRLRQARATDEGGRGLYLVNKLARRWGATRLSTGKVVWFELGRSAPQG, encoded by the coding sequence ATGTCCTTCGAGCGCCCACAGCCGGGCGCCGCCCCCGCGGACCCCCGCGGGGCGCTCCTGCACACCCCGACGCCGGCGCCCGCCGCCCCCGCAGCCGCCTTACCGGCACAGGGGCGCACCGGGGAGACACCGTCGACGCCGGGTACGGCCGCGCCGTGCAGCAAGGGAAAGGATCCGGCCTCGCCCCCCTCCGACATCACCGGCCCCGAGCACTCGCAGCCCGCCGCCGTAGAACCGGGCACCCATCGCCCGCGCCCCGCGCCCGAGTCCATCCCGGACCAGCCCGGCACCCAGCAGGACCGGGCGCAGGACGCCGGCGGCCAGGAGCGGCGTACCGGGCAGGGGCTGCTTCCGGGGCGGCCCACGCCCATGCGACGGGACGGCGACCGGCTGCGCTTCGTGGGCGCCGCGACGCGGCGGATCGCCCGTGGCATCGACCTCGACGAGATCGTCATGGGGCTGTGCCGGGCGACCGTGCCGACCTTCTCCGACGCGATCCTCGTCTATCTGCGCGACCCGCTGCCCGTCGGCGACGAGCGTCCCACCGGCCCGCTGCTGCTGCGTCTGAGGCGCACCGACCGGATTCCGGTGGAGCGGGACACCGAGGGCGGGTTCTCGCCGGCCCTGCAGCCGGAACCGCACGAGGTCTCGGGATTCGACACGGTCGGCGCCGAGCTGTGCGAGGTGCGGCCGGGCAGCGCGCTGGCCGACGTGCTGCGCGGGGTACGCCCGGTCTTCACGGACGCGCCCGCCGCCCGCGCCGCCCTGCCCGAACTCCTGGGCGAGGGCGGGGAGTTCTCGGTACCCGCCGGGCAGCGTGCGATCCTCGCCCCGCTGCGCGGCCGGCGCCGTGTGATCGGCGCCGCGCTCTTCCTGCGCCGCCCCGAGCGCATCGCCTTCGAGGCCGACGACCTCCTGGTCGCCGCCCAGCTCGCCACGCACAGCGCGCTCGGCATCGACAAGGCGGTGCTGTACGGCCGCGAGGCGTACATCGCCGACGAGCTGCAGCGCACCATGCTGCCCGAGACGCTGCCGCGCCCCACGGGCGTACGCCTGGCGTCCCGTTATCTGCCCGCCGCCGAGACCGCGCGGGTGGGCGGCGACTGGTACGACGCCATCCCGCTGCCGGGCAGCCGCGTGGCCCTCGTCGTCGGCGACGTGATGGGCCACTCGATGACGTCGGCGGCCATCATGGGCCAGCTGCGCACCACCGCCCAGACCCTGGCCGGCCTGGACCTGCCCCCGCAGGAGGTGCTGCACCATCTGGACGAACAGGCGCAGCGCCTGGGCACCGACCGGATGGCGACCTGCCTGTACGCGGTCTACGACCCGGTCTCGCACCGCATCACCATCGCCAACGCCGGCCATCCGCCGCCGGTCCTGCTGCACCTGGGCGGCCGCGCCGAGGTGCTGCGGGTGCCGCCGGGGGCGCCGATCGGTGTGGGCGGCGTCGACTTCGAGGCCGTCGAGCTCGACGCGCCGGCCGGGGCGACCCTGCTCCTGTACACCGACGGGCTGGTGGAGTCGCGGCTGCGGGACGTGTGGACCGGGATAGAGCAGCTGCGCGAGAAGCTCGCCGCGACCGCGCAGCTGACCGGACCCGACCATCCGCCGCCGCTCGAAGCCCTGTGCGACGAGGTCCTCGACATGCTCGGTCCGGGCGACCGGGACGACGACATCGCGCTGCTCGCCGCCCGCTTCGACGGGATCGCGCCGAGCGACGTGGCGTACTGGTTCCTGGAGCCCGAGGACGCGGCGCCCGGGCGGGCGCGACGGCTCGCGCGGCGCGCGCTGTCGCGGTGGGACATGGAGGACCTCAGCGACTCCGTGGAGCTGCTCGTCAGCGAGGTCGTGACGAACGCGGTGCGGTACGCGACCCGGCCGGTCACGCTTCGTCTGCTGCGCACCGACGTGCTGCGGTGCGAGGTCGGCGACGACGTACCGCAGCTGCCGCGGCTGAGGCAGGCGCGGGCGACGGATGAGGGTGGGCGTGGGCTCTACCTCGTCAACAAGCTGGCCCGGCGGTGGGGGGCGACCCGGCTGAGCACCGGGAAGGTGGTCTGGTTCGAGCTGGGCAGGAGCGCTCCGCAGGGCTGA
- the fomD gene encoding cytidylyl-2-hydroxypropylphosphonate hydrolase: MADGGAVRAEVEAGGSTGFWAAGTQILWRYRENGGKRCHIARPVTVVRDDADVLAVWLAPGTECVKPVLADGTPVHLEPLETRYTKPRTVQFGRWFGTGVLKLARPGEPWSVWLFWEPGWQFKNWYVNLESPLARWDGGVDSEDHFLDISVHPDRSWHWRDEDEFAQAQRDGLMDAPVAERVREAGRSAVEVIRAWGPPFSDSWQHWRPDPSWAVPSLPEDWDRTPAHVSS, encoded by the coding sequence ATGGCGGACGGTGGAGCGGTGAGAGCGGAAGTGGAAGCGGGCGGATCGACGGGCTTCTGGGCCGCCGGGACCCAGATCCTGTGGCGATACCGGGAGAACGGCGGCAAACGCTGCCACATCGCCCGCCCCGTCACCGTCGTCCGCGACGACGCCGACGTGCTCGCCGTCTGGCTGGCGCCCGGCACCGAGTGTGTGAAGCCGGTGCTGGCCGACGGTACGCCCGTGCACCTCGAACCGCTCGAGACCCGCTACACCAAGCCCCGCACGGTCCAGTTCGGCCGCTGGTTCGGCACGGGCGTGCTGAAGCTGGCCCGGCCCGGTGAGCCCTGGTCGGTGTGGCTTTTCTGGGAGCCGGGCTGGCAGTTCAAGAACTGGTACGTGAATCTTGAGTCGCCACTGGCGCGTTGGGACGGCGGGGTCGACTCCGAGGATCACTTCCTGGACATCTCGGTGCACCCGGACCGCAGTTGGCACTGGCGGGATGAGGACGAGTTCGCGCAGGCCCAGCGGGACGGACTGATGGACGCCCCGGTCGCCGAACGGGTGCGGGAGGCGGGGCGGTCCGCGGTGGAGGTGATCCGCGCCTGGGGCCCGCCGTTCTCGGACAGCTGGCAGCACTGGCGCCCGGATCCGTCCTGGGCTGTACCGTCTTTGCCGGAGGACTGGGACCGTACGCCCGCGCACGTGTCCTCATGA
- a CDS encoding class II fumarate hydratase yields the protein MSDYRIEHDSMGEVRVPADAKWRAQTQRAVENFPVSGQRIERAHIEALAHIKGAAAKVNARLGVLDKDIAEAIQEAAGEVARGDWDEQFPIDVFQTGSGTSSNMNTNEVIATLATERLGRDVHPNDHVNASQSSNDVFPSSIHIAATAAVTRDLIPALEHLAGSLERKAEEFGDVVKSGRTHLMDATPVTLGQEFGGYAAQVRYGVERLYASLPRLAELPLGGTAVGTGINTPPGFSAAVIAEVARVTGLPLTEARDHFEAQGARDGIVETSGQLRTIAVGLTKIANDLRWMASGPRTGLAEIALPDLQPGSSIMPGKVNPVIPEAVLMVAAQVVGNDAAVATAGAAGNFELNVMLPVIARNVLESVRLLANVSRLLADRTVDGITANRERAREYAESSPSVVTPLNKYIGYEEAAKVAKKALAERRTIRQVVLDSGYVERGDLTLEQLDEALDVLRMTHP from the coding sequence ATGAGCGACTACCGCATCGAGCACGACTCCATGGGCGAGGTCCGCGTCCCCGCCGACGCCAAGTGGCGGGCCCAGACCCAGCGTGCCGTCGAGAACTTCCCCGTCTCCGGCCAGCGCATCGAGCGCGCCCACATCGAGGCGCTCGCCCACATCAAGGGCGCCGCCGCGAAGGTGAACGCGCGGCTGGGCGTGCTCGACAAGGACATCGCCGAGGCGATCCAGGAGGCGGCCGGGGAGGTCGCCCGGGGGGACTGGGACGAGCAGTTCCCGATCGACGTCTTCCAGACCGGTTCCGGCACCTCGTCGAACATGAACACCAACGAGGTCATCGCCACCCTCGCCACGGAGCGGCTCGGCAGGGACGTACACCCCAACGACCATGTGAACGCGTCCCAGTCGTCCAACGACGTCTTCCCCTCCTCCATCCACATCGCCGCCACTGCCGCCGTGACGCGGGATCTCATCCCGGCCCTGGAGCATCTCGCCGGCTCGCTGGAGCGCAAGGCGGAGGAGTTCGGTGATGTCGTGAAGTCCGGGCGGACTCATCTGATGGACGCCACGCCCGTGACGCTGGGGCAGGAGTTCGGGGGGTACGCGGCCCAGGTCCGGTACGGCGTCGAGCGGCTGTACGCCTCCCTCCCCCGCCTCGCCGAGCTGCCCCTCGGAGGGACGGCGGTCGGGACCGGCATCAACACCCCGCCCGGGTTCTCCGCGGCGGTCATCGCGGAGGTCGCCCGGGTCACCGGGCTGCCGCTCACCGAGGCCCGCGACCACTTCGAGGCGCAGGGCGCGCGGGACGGGATCGTCGAGACGAGCGGGCAGCTCAGGACCATCGCGGTGGGGCTGACCAAGATTGCCAACGATCTGCGGTGGATGGCCTCCGGGCCGCGGACCGGCCTCGCCGAGATCGCTCTCCCCGACCTCCAGCCCGGGTCCTCGATCATGCCCGGCAAGGTCAACCCCGTCATCCCCGAGGCGGTGCTCATGGTCGCCGCCCAGGTCGTCGGGAACGACGCGGCGGTGGCCACCGCGGGCGCCGCCGGCAACTTCGAACTCAATGTGATGCTGCCGGTCATCGCCAGGAACGTCCTGGAGTCCGTCCGGCTGCTGGCGAACGTCTCCCGCCTGCTCGCCGACCGCACCGTCGACGGGATCACCGCGAACCGGGAGCGGGCGCGCGAGTACGCCGAGTCCTCGCCCTCCGTGGTCACCCCGCTCAACAAGTACATCGGGTACGAGGAGGCCGCCAAGGTCGCCAAGAAGGCGCTCGCCGAGCGCAGGACGATCCGCCAAGTCGTCCTGGACAGCGGGTACGTGGAGCGTGGCGACCTCACACTGGAGCAGCTCGACGAGGCGCTGGATGTCCTGAGGATGACACATCCGTAA
- a CDS encoding fumarate hydratase: protein MPEFAYTDLLPMGEDTTPYRLVTSEGVSTFEADGRTFLKVEPEALRKLAEEAIHDIQHYLRPAHLAQLRRIIDDPEASGNDKFVALDLLKNANIAAAGVLPMCQDTGTAIVMGKRGQNVLTQGSDESALSRGIYDAYLNLNLRYSQMAPLTMWDEKNTGSNLPAQIELYATDGGAYKFLFMAKGGGSANKSFLYQETKAVLNEASMMKFLEEKIRSLGTAACPPYHLAIVVGGTSAEYALKTAKYASAHYLDEIPAEGSELGHGFRDKELEEKVFELTQKIGIGAQFGGKYFCHDVRVVRLPRHGASCPVAIAVSCSADRQAVAKITAEGVFLEQLERDPARFLPETTDEHLDESSDVVRIDLNQPMDDILAELTKYPVKTRLSLTGPLVVARDIAHAKIKERLDAGEEMPQYLKDHPVYYAGPAKTPEGYASGSFGPTTAGRMDSYVEQFQAAGGSRVMLAKGNRSKQVTDACDAHGGFYLGSIGGPAARLAQDCIKKVEVVEYEELGMEAVWKIEVEDFPAFIVVDDKGNDFFQDPAPAPTFTSIPVRGPGLA, encoded by the coding sequence ATGCCTGAGTTCGCGTACACCGATCTGCTCCCCATGGGAGAGGACACCACCCCCTACCGGCTGGTGACCTCCGAGGGTGTCTCCACCTTCGAGGCCGACGGGCGGACGTTCCTCAAGGTGGAGCCGGAGGCGCTGCGCAAGCTCGCCGAGGAAGCCATCCACGACATCCAGCACTACCTGCGCCCGGCCCACCTCGCCCAGCTGCGGCGCATCATCGACGACCCCGAGGCGTCGGGCAACGACAAGTTCGTGGCCCTGGACCTGCTGAAGAACGCCAACATCGCGGCCGCCGGCGTGCTCCCCATGTGCCAGGACACCGGCACGGCGATCGTCATGGGCAAGCGCGGACAGAACGTGCTCACCCAGGGCAGCGACGAGTCGGCACTGAGCCGCGGGATCTACGACGCATATCTGAACCTCAACCTGCGCTACTCGCAGATGGCCCCGCTGACCATGTGGGACGAGAAGAACACCGGCTCCAACCTGCCGGCCCAGATCGAGCTGTACGCCACCGACGGCGGCGCCTACAAGTTCCTGTTCATGGCGAAGGGCGGAGGCTCCGCCAACAAGTCCTTCCTGTACCAGGAGACGAAGGCCGTCCTGAACGAGGCCTCCATGATGAAGTTCCTGGAGGAGAAGATCCGTTCGCTGGGTACGGCCGCCTGCCCGCCGTACCACCTGGCGATCGTCGTCGGCGGTACATCCGCCGAGTACGCGCTGAAGACCGCCAAGTACGCCTCCGCGCACTACCTGGACGAGATTCCCGCCGAGGGCTCCGAGCTCGGTCACGGCTTCCGGGACAAGGAGCTGGAGGAGAAGGTCTTCGAGCTGACGCAGAAGATCGGGATCGGCGCGCAGTTCGGCGGCAAGTACTTCTGCCACGACGTGCGGGTGGTCCGGCTGCCGCGGCACGGCGCCTCGTGCCCCGTCGCCATCGCCGTGTCCTGCTCCGCCGACCGGCAGGCCGTCGCGAAGATCACCGCCGAGGGTGTCTTCCTGGAGCAGCTGGAGAGGGACCCGGCGCGGTTCCTGCCGGAGACCACGGACGAGCACCTCGACGAGTCCTCGGACGTCGTCCGCATCGACCTCAACCAGCCGATGGACGACATCCTCGCCGAGCTGACCAAGTACCCGGTGAAGACCCGGCTTTCACTCACCGGCCCGCTGGTCGTGGCCCGCGACATCGCGCACGCCAAGATCAAGGAGCGGCTGGACGCCGGCGAGGAGATGCCGCAGTACCTGAAGGACCACCCGGTGTACTACGCCGGCCCGGCGAAGACCCCCGAGGGGTACGCGTCCGGCTCCTTCGGGCCGACCACGGCCGGGCGCATGGACTCCTACGTCGAGCAGTTCCAGGCCGCCGGCGGCTCCAGGGTGATGCTCGCCAAGGGCAACCGGAGCAAGCAGGTCACGGACGCGTGTGACGCGCACGGCGGCTTCTACCTCGGCTCCATCGGCGGGCCGGCCGCCCGCCTCGCCCAGGACTGCATCAAGAAGGTCGAGGTCGTCGAGTACGAGGAACTCGGCATGGAGGCCGTCTGGAAGATCGAGGTCGAGGACTTCCCGGCGTTCATCGTGGTCGACGACAAGGGCAACGACTTCTTCCAGGATCCCGCTCCGGCTCCGACGTTCACGTCGATTCCGGTACGGGGGCCCGGGCTCGCGTAG
- a CDS encoding DUF1707 SHOCT-like domain-containing protein — protein MDLHKHTEPAPAVADLRASDADRDRIADLLRDALAEGRLTADEHAERVEGVLAAKTVGELEVYIRDLPAAHRHRAAPAFAAAPNRPTVGAIPADPDDNVVAVFSSAARKGRWRAGRRIHAYAVFGTVEIDLSEALFEYQQVVIKAISVFGNVEVRVPENVSLRGTGGGVLGNFEVDTLDSTDPDAPVVYVDGWAVLGNVEARPKRGKLVADILDRVQHKVDRSLRKHLDR, from the coding sequence GTGGACCTTCACAAGCACACCGAACCCGCGCCCGCGGTGGCCGACCTGCGCGCCTCGGACGCCGACCGCGACCGCATCGCCGACCTCCTGCGCGACGCCCTCGCCGAGGGGCGCCTGACCGCCGACGAGCACGCCGAGCGGGTGGAGGGTGTGCTCGCCGCCAAGACGGTCGGCGAGCTGGAGGTCTACATACGGGACCTGCCCGCCGCCCACCGGCACCGCGCGGCCCCGGCCTTCGCCGCGGCCCCGAACCGGCCCACGGTGGGCGCGATCCCGGCGGACCCCGACGACAATGTGGTGGCGGTGTTCAGCAGCGCCGCTCGCAAGGGCCGCTGGCGCGCGGGCCGCCGTATCCACGCGTACGCGGTCTTCGGCACCGTGGAGATAGACCTCAGCGAGGCGCTCTTCGAGTACCAGCAGGTCGTGATCAAGGCGATCTCCGTCTTCGGCAACGTCGAGGTCCGAGTCCCGGAGAACGTGTCGCTGCGCGGCACCGGCGGCGGCGTCCTCGGCAACTTCGAGGTGGACACCCTCGACTCGACGGATCCGGACGCCCCGGTCGTCTACGTCGACGGATGGGCCGTCCTCGGCAATGTCGAGGCGCGGCCGAAGCGCGGCAAGCTCGTGGCCGACATCCTCGACCGTGTCCAGCACAAGGTCGACAGGAGTTTGCGCAAGCATCTGGATCGTTGA
- a CDS encoding WhiB family transcriptional regulator has protein sequence MLQPPHSSLQVAAVLAQRVPVRDRDQDAPWHTEAVCRRDEAGLFFAPSKEPTAARLSREEAAKRVCARCPVMVECREHALLQPEPYGVWGGLTAAERRVVLARRRRREMELKKTARADRIAAAG, from the coding sequence GTGCTGCAACCGCCGCATTCGTCCCTGCAGGTAGCTGCCGTTTTGGCCCAGCGGGTGCCAGTGCGGGACAGGGACCAAGACGCTCCATGGCACACCGAGGCGGTGTGCCGGCGCGACGAGGCCGGCCTGTTCTTCGCTCCCTCCAAGGAACCCACAGCCGCCCGGCTCTCCCGCGAGGAGGCCGCCAAGCGTGTCTGTGCCCGCTGCCCGGTCATGGTCGAGTGCCGCGAACACGCGCTGCTGCAACCCGAGCCCTACGGCGTCTGGGGCGGCCTCACCGCCGCCGAGCGCCGCGTCGTCCTGGCCCGGCGCCGCCGCCGCGAGATGGAACTGAAGAAGACGGCGCGGGCGGATCGCATAGCGGCCGCCGGCTGA
- the glpX gene encoding class II fructose-bisphosphatase, whose amino-acid sequence MTENHHLPSELEVPREAPDRNLALELVRVTEAAAMAAGRWVGRGDKNGADGAAVRAMRSLVSTVSMNGVVVIGEGEKDEAPMLFNGERVGDGTGPECDIAVDPIDGTTLTAKGMPNAIAVLAAADRGSMFDPSAVFYMDKLVTGPEAADFVDIDAPVSVNIRRVAKAKRSTPEDVTVVILDRPRHEGIIKEIREAGARIKLISDGDVAGSIYALREGTGVDMLLGIGGTPEGIISACAVKCLGGTIQGKLWPKDDEERARAIDAGHDLGRVLTTDDLVSGENVFFVATGITDGELLRGVRYRSETATTDSIVMRSKSGTVRRIDSEHRLSKLRAYSAIDFDRAK is encoded by the coding sequence ATGACCGAGAATCATCACTTGCCGTCCGAACTCGAAGTTCCCCGCGAAGCCCCTGACCGCAACCTTGCCCTGGAACTCGTCCGGGTGACCGAAGCCGCCGCGATGGCCGCGGGGCGCTGGGTCGGGCGGGGCGACAAGAACGGCGCCGACGGTGCCGCGGTGCGCGCCATGCGCTCCCTCGTCTCCACCGTGTCGATGAACGGCGTGGTCGTCATCGGCGAGGGCGAGAAGGACGAGGCCCCGATGCTCTTCAACGGCGAGCGCGTCGGTGACGGGACCGGGCCGGAGTGCGACATCGCCGTCGATCCGATCGACGGCACGACGCTGACGGCCAAGGGCATGCCGAACGCCATCGCCGTGCTGGCCGCCGCCGACCGCGGGTCGATGTTCGACCCGTCCGCCGTCTTCTACATGGACAAGCTGGTCACCGGCCCCGAGGCCGCCGACTTCGTCGACATCGACGCGCCCGTGTCCGTGAACATCCGCCGGGTCGCCAAGGCGAAGCGCTCCACGCCCGAGGACGTCACCGTGGTGATCCTCGACCGGCCGCGGCACGAGGGGATCATCAAGGAGATCCGGGAGGCCGGCGCACGCATCAAGCTGATCTCCGACGGCGATGTCGCCGGTTCGATCTACGCGCTCCGCGAGGGCACCGGCGTCGACATGCTGCTCGGCATCGGCGGTACGCCCGAGGGGATCATCTCCGCCTGTGCGGTGAAGTGCCTGGGCGGAACGATCCAGGGCAAGCTGTGGCCGAAGGACGACGAGGAGCGGGCGCGGGCGATCGACGCCGGGCACGACCTCGGCCGGGTGCTGACCACCGACGACCTGGTGTCCGGGGAGAACGTGTTCTTCGTGGCGACCGGGATCACCGACGGCGAGCTCCTGCGGGGCGTGCGGTACCGCTCGGAGACCGCGACGACCGACTCGATCGTGATGCGGTCGAAGTCGGGGACGGTGCGCAGGATCGACTCCGAGCACCGGCTCAGCAAGCTGCGGGCCTACAGCGCGATTGATTTCGACCGCGCCAAATAG